One Candidatus Zixiibacteriota bacterium genomic window carries:
- a CDS encoding sigma-70 family RNA polymerase sigma factor, with product MGWRVWGVVIENISELVERFKAGDERAFNELVRLFEKRIYAHAYQMLGNHTEADEVLQETFVRLVKNIARLKTDANFPSFLFKIATNYCIDIIRKRQRKYVVLDDEEAEDSGRYQLELSRSILTPEDEQENKQLLELINAAIAELPPKQRATIVLHDVDGYSKEEIAQMMDCPQATVRSNLHIARSKVKQKLKEILDRPLDPDGRNREER from the coding sequence ATGGGTTGGAGAGTGTGGGGTGTCGTGATCGAGAACATTTCCGAACTCGTCGAACGCTTTAAAGCCGGCGACGAAAGAGCTTTCAATGAGCTGGTTCGATTGTTCGAGAAACGAATTTACGCCCACGCCTACCAGATGCTGGGAAACCATACCGAGGCCGATGAAGTCCTGCAGGAGACCTTCGTCCGCCTCGTCAAAAATATCGCGCGCTTGAAGACCGATGCCAACTTTCCGAGCTTCCTCTTCAAGATCGCGACCAATTACTGCATCGACATCATCCGCAAGCGACAGCGTAAGTACGTTGTCCTTGACGATGAGGAAGCCGAGGATTCCGGCCGTTACCAGCTCGAGCTGTCGCGGTCGATACTGACACCGGAGGACGAACAGGAAAACAAACAACTCCTGGAGTTGATCAACGCCGCCATCGCCGAGCTGCCCCCCAAACAACGGGCTACCATTGTGCTGCACGACGTCGACGGCTACTCCAAGGAGGAGATCGCGCAGATGATGGATTGCCCGCAGGCCACCGTCCGGTCGAACCTGCACATCGCGCGCTCCAAAGTGAAACAGAAGTTGAAAGAGATTCTCGACCGCCCGCTTGACCCGGACGGCCGAAATCGTGAGGAACGGTAA